TCTCCCCTCAAGATATCCGGCAAGGCCTGCATAATGGGCAGGCAAGGCGGATGCACGCGCACGCGATACGGATAATCCGTGCCGTCGCTCACCACGTAAAAACCAAGCTCCCCGTTGGCACCCTCCACCGCGTGGTACACCTCGCCGCGCGGCGGGATCACCCCGTGCCCCAGCATAATGAGCTTAAAGTGATTCATGAGGCCTTCAATATTGCCGTAGGTCTCTTCCTTGGAAGGCAAACTCACGCCGCGGCTTTCCGTACGCACCTGCTCATGCGGCCCGCGCTGCCCGCCCTCCAGAGTGGGATCCGCCGCAACCTCAACCTGATGAAAGCCCTCGGTACGGCCTATCTTCGCTTCGTCCACCATTTGCGCAGCATCCATCTTCTTCCGGTCCAAACTCACAGGTCCTTTGGGCATCTGCTCCAGACACTGCCGCACAATGCGCAAAGATTGGCGCATCTCTTCCATGCGGCACAAATAGCGGTCATAGTTGTCGCCCTTGGTTCCCACAGGCACATCAAAATCCAGCCGGTCGTAAACCGAATACGGTTGGTCCTTGCGCACGTCATAGTCCACGCCGGTGGAGCGCAGGAACGGCCCGCTGATCGCATACTCCAGGGCAAGTTCCTGCGAGATCACTCCGGTGCCGCTCAAACGATCCACAAAAATGCGGTTGCGCGTCACCAGCTTGTCCACGTCGCTGAGCACAGCAAGCACCTTATCTGAGGCCGCGCGCGCGCGCTCCGCAAAACCCCCGGGCAAATCCGCTTTCACGCCGCCCACGCGCGCATAGCTGATGGTGAGCCGCGCCCCGCAGACCTGCTCGATCAGCTCCCACATGTATTCACGCGCTTTAATCATATAGAGGAAGACCGTGAAAGCTCCCAGCTCCATAGCCGAAGCCCCGACGCACGTGAGGTGATCGGACACACGGGACAGCTCGCTCATGATCGTGCGAATGTATTCCGCGCGCTCCGGGGCCTCAATGCCCATGAGCTTTTCCACGGCCATGGCATAGCCCACGTTATTGATGAGCGGGGAAACATAGTTGAGCCGGTCTGTATAGGGAAAGACCTGCTGCCAGCCCACCTGTTCGCAGCTTTTCTCAAAAGCGCGGTGCAGGTAGCCGATCTCCACTTCCGTGCCCACGATCTTCTCGCCGTCCAGCTCCATGATCAGGCGGATGACGCCGTGCATGGCCGGATGGGAAGGGCCGACATTCAATAGCATGGTGCGGGTTTCGGTTGCGTCGTTCATCGTCAATTCTGCGGCCCGATCAGCGGTTGCCGCCGGTCGTAGGGATAATCCTTCCGCAAAGGATGCCCCTCAAATTCCTCATACATCAAAAGACGTTTCAGATCCGGGTGGCCCTCAAAATGGATACCAAACATGTCCCACACCTCGCGCTCATACCAATTGGCGCTGAGCCACACGCCGGCCAGCGTCGGCACGCTGGGATTCCGGCGCGGGAGCGGCACCTTCAAACGCACGCGGTGCTTCTTGGGCAAAGAGAATAAATGGTAGACGACTTCGAAGCGCCAGCGCTTGCCCGCCTCTGTGCTCCACCCGCCTTCGTCCTCAGCCGGGCGTGTGTGCGCCTCAGGCGGCAAGGGGGAACCAAAGGCCGTGAGCGATGCGCGGCCGCTGGTGCCATTCCAAAATGTTTCGTAATCCACGGCCGTCAAATCCCGGAGTATGTTAAAACGCATCTGCGGGTCTGCCTTCAAGAAACGGCACACATCCACCAGGAGCCCCGGCTCCAGAGTGACAGTGGCCTCGCTGCGCCAGACGCGTGTGCCCAGCAGCTTCTTGGGGAATTTGTCTTTGAGAGTCTGAATGATTTTATCCGGGGAGGCCATGGTGTTATGCCACTTTAACGTGTTGGATTTTGTCCTGGAGCTTCATCAGCCCGTCCAGGACATTTTCAGGACGGGGAGGACAACCGGGAATGTAAATATCCACGGGAATGATCGTGTCAATGCCCTGTACCGTGGAGTAGTTGTCGTAAAACCCGCCCGTGCAAGTGCAAACGCCGAAAGCAACCACCCATTTCGGCTCGCACATCTGGTCGTAAATCTCCTTCAGGACGGGCGCCATCTTGTGGCTGATCGTGCCCACCACAAAGAGCACGTCGGACTGGCGCGGCGAGAAGCGCGGGAAGCCCGCGCCAAAGCGGTCGATATCGTAGTGCGAGCAGGCGGTGGCCATGTATTCCATGCCGCAACAAGCGGTGACAAAGGGGTATTGGAAAATGGAATACTTCCGCGCCCAGCCAATCGCGCTGTCTAATTTAGAAGTAAGAAATGAGAGTGCGGATTCGTTAGCCATGAATTAGCTCCAATCCAACGCGCCTTTGCGCCACGCGTAGATAAATCCCTCCGCCAAAGTCCATAGGAAGAGCAGCATGGCCAGGTACCCGTAAATCCCCAGGTCCCGGAACACCACAGCCCAGGGAAACAAAAAGATCACCTCCACATCGAAAATGACGAAAAGCATGGCCACCACATAAAACTTGACCGAGTATTTGCCCCGCGGCAACGCAAAGGGAGTCTTACCGCATTCATAGGGAAGCATCTTGGCAGGGTTGGGCTTGCGCGGGCCAAAGAAAACCGCCAGGCTCAGAAGCGCCAGGGCGACTGCCAGGGAAAAA
The genomic region above belongs to Candidatus Omnitrophota bacterium and contains:
- the nuoB gene encoding NADH-quinone oxidoreductase subunit NuoB, with protein sequence MANESALSFLTSKLDSAIGWARKYSIFQYPFVTACCGMEYMATACSHYDIDRFGAGFPRFSPRQSDVLFVVGTISHKMAPVLKEIYDQMCEPKWVVAFGVCTCTGGFYDNYSTVQGIDTIIPVDIYIPGCPPRPENVLDGLMKLQDKIQHVKVA
- a CDS encoding NADH-quinone oxidoreductase subunit A — translated: MGLGAPIEYGAILIFGAFSLAVALALLSLAVFFGPRKPNPAKMLPYECGKTPFALPRGKYSVKFYVVAMLFVIFDVEVIFLFPWAVVFRDLGIYGYLAMLLFLWTLAEGFIYAWRKGALDWS
- a CDS encoding NADH-quinone oxidoreductase subunit D, which gives rise to MNDATETRTMLLNVGPSHPAMHGVIRLIMELDGEKIVGTEVEIGYLHRAFEKSCEQVGWQQVFPYTDRLNYVSPLINNVGYAMAVEKLMGIEAPERAEYIRTIMSELSRVSDHLTCVGASAMELGAFTVFLYMIKAREYMWELIEQVCGARLTISYARVGGVKADLPGGFAERARAASDKVLAVLSDVDKLVTRNRIFVDRLSGTGVISQELALEYAISGPFLRSTGVDYDVRKDQPYSVYDRLDFDVPVGTKGDNYDRYLCRMEEMRQSLRIVRQCLEQMPKGPVSLDRKKMDAAQMVDEAKIGRTEGFHQVEVAADPTLEGGQRGPHEQVRTESRGVSLPSKEETYGNIEGLMNHFKLIMLGHGVIPPRGEVYHAVEGANGELGFYVVSDGTDYPYRVRVHPPCLPIMQALPDILRGEQMADVVATFGSVNMIAGELDR
- a CDS encoding NADH-quinone oxidoreductase subunit C, whose translation is MASPDKIIQTLKDKFPKKLLGTRVWRSEATVTLEPGLLVDVCRFLKADPQMRFNILRDLTAVDYETFWNGTSGRASLTAFGSPLPPEAHTRPAEDEGGWSTEAGKRWRFEVVYHLFSLPKKHRVRLKVPLPRRNPSVPTLAGVWLSANWYEREVWDMFGIHFEGHPDLKRLLMYEEFEGHPLRKDYPYDRRQPLIGPQN